In one Sphingomonas sp. AP4-R1 genomic region, the following are encoded:
- a CDS encoding SDR family NAD(P)-dependent oxidoreductase — MTRLNGKTAVITGGATGIGLAAAKRFIEEGATVFIYGRRQEALDAAIADLGSNARAVKGSVSDEADLDRLYAAVKAERGRLDIVFANAGTGSPLPLGQITANHIDETFDTNVKGTIFTVQKALPLMGEGGSIILTGSSAGTTGAPGFTAYSASKAAVRNLARTWAEDLKGTGIRVNVLSPGATATELAKEALGEEGQKAYGAVTPLQRMADPSEIGAVAAFLASSDSSFMTASEVAVDGGLAQL; from the coding sequence ATGACCAGATTGAATGGAAAGACTGCCGTCATCACGGGCGGTGCGACCGGCATCGGCCTTGCCGCAGCGAAGCGCTTCATTGAGGAAGGCGCCACCGTCTTCATCTACGGCCGACGGCAGGAGGCCCTCGACGCGGCCATAGCCGATCTCGGGTCGAATGCCCGCGCGGTAAAGGGCTCGGTTTCCGACGAAGCAGATCTCGACCGCCTCTACGCGGCGGTAAAGGCAGAGCGCGGGCGCCTCGACATCGTCTTCGCCAACGCGGGCACAGGAAGCCCGCTCCCGCTCGGTCAGATCACCGCCAACCATATCGACGAGACTTTTGATACCAATGTGAAGGGCACCATCTTCACGGTCCAGAAGGCCTTGCCGCTGATGGGCGAAGGCGGCTCGATCATCCTCACCGGATCGAGTGCGGGCACGACCGGCGCGCCGGGCTTCACCGCCTACAGCGCGAGCAAGGCCGCCGTGCGCAATCTTGCGAGGACCTGGGCGGAAGACCTGAAGGGCACCGGCATCCGGGTCAACGTGCTGTCGCCCGGCGCGACCGCGACCGAACTCGCGAAAGAGGCGCTCGGCGAGGAGGGGCAGAAGGCTTACGGCGCGGTGACCCCACTCCAGCGCATGGCCGATCCGTCGGAGATCGGTGCGGTGGCCGCTTTTCTCGCGTCGTCGGACAGCAGCTTCATGACAGCCAGCGAAGTCGCCGTCGATGGCGGCCTGGCACAGCTCTGA
- a CDS encoding class I SAM-dependent methyltransferase → MDDQSKIAELIRFARVGTGSTVIDVYPGGGDWTRRFSDIIGPDGRVYSFVPAEVAHFESDPFGKMQALSKEPGRENVEAVSADLVAMPDVTQSADILWLHLFYHDLHTKLIQAKGATAAAFNRAVFERLKSGALISSLTTLRRMERERTTHNHFIGSTLPPFARR, encoded by the coding sequence ATGGACGACCAATCCAAGATCGCAGAGTTGATCCGCTTCGCACGCGTCGGAACGGGCTCGACAGTTATCGACGTCTATCCGGGCGGCGGCGACTGGACCCGCCGCTTTTCGGACATCATCGGGCCAGATGGGCGCGTTTACAGCTTCGTGCCGGCCGAAGTTGCCCACTTCGAAAGCGATCCGTTCGGGAAAATGCAGGCGCTGTCGAAAGAGCCGGGCCGCGAGAATGTCGAGGCCGTTTCGGCGGACCTTGTCGCGATGCCCGACGTGACGCAGTCCGCCGACATCCTGTGGCTACACCTCTTCTATCACGACCTGCACACCAAGCTGATCCAGGCGAAGGGTGCGACAGCGGCCGCTTTCAATCGCGCCGTCTTCGAGAGGCTCAAGTCCGGGGCACTTATATCATCGTTGACCACGCTGCGACGGATGGAGCGGGAACGAACGACACACAATCACTTCATCGGATCGACCCTGCCGCCGTTCGCGAGGAGGTAG
- a CDS encoding nuclear transport factor 2 family protein, translating to MSTEHAIPIVKDFFAAIGRGDEDSLMALVAEDIEWIIPGDGWPLAGTHRGHVGVAEALRKASQEVETTYPKPPEFIAQGERVIVVGVATGKIKATGRSFEDE from the coding sequence ATGAGCACCGAGCACGCCATTCCGATCGTGAAGGACTTCTTCGCCGCGATCGGTCGCGGCGACGAGGATAGCCTGATGGCGCTGGTGGCCGAGGACATCGAGTGGATCATACCCGGCGACGGTTGGCCGCTGGCAGGCACGCATCGCGGGCATGTGGGCGTGGCGGAAGCGCTTCGCAAGGCGTCCCAGGAAGTCGAGACGACCTATCCGAAGCCGCCGGAATTCATCGCGCAGGGCGAGCGCGTGATCGTCGTCGGTGTCGCGACGGGGAAGATCAAGGCCACGGGCAGATCGTTCGAGGATGAGTAG
- a CDS encoding SDR family NAD(P)-dependent oxidoreductase — MKKLQGKVAVITGGSSGIGLATAKRFVEEGAHVVITGRREMELREAAVAIGENVTTVTGDVSRLDDLDRLYAVVKEKHGHVDILFANAGAGTVAPLEAASEAHFDRTFDVNVKGLFFTVQKALPLFKDGGSIILTSSVSNIMGLPAFSAYAASKAAVRSFARAWTLELKDRNIRVNSMSPGPIDTPALATTTGLTLQQAEQAAAQFSSQIPMGRRGEPEEIAAAVTFLASDESSFITGIDLAVDGGMAQV; from the coding sequence ATGAAAAAGCTTCAAGGCAAAGTCGCCGTCATCACCGGTGGCAGCAGCGGAATCGGCTTGGCCACGGCCAAACGCTTCGTAGAAGAAGGCGCGCACGTCGTGATCACCGGACGCCGTGAGATGGAATTGCGGGAAGCCGCTGTCGCCATCGGCGAAAACGTCACCACGGTCACGGGAGACGTGTCGCGCCTAGACGATCTGGACCGGCTCTATGCTGTCGTCAAAGAGAAGCACGGCCACGTCGATATCCTCTTCGCGAATGCAGGCGCGGGAACGGTCGCGCCGCTCGAGGCCGCGTCCGAAGCACATTTCGACCGGACCTTCGATGTGAACGTGAAGGGGCTATTCTTCACCGTTCAGAAGGCGCTCCCGCTCTTTAAAGACGGCGGCTCGATCATCCTGACCTCGTCGGTCTCCAACATCATGGGACTACCCGCCTTCAGCGCTTATGCCGCGAGCAAGGCTGCGGTGCGGAGCTTCGCGCGCGCCTGGACGCTGGAATTGAAGGATCGCAACATCCGCGTGAATTCCATGAGCCCCGGCCCCATCGATACCCCGGCTCTCGCGACGACGACGGGCCTTACCCTACAGCAGGCTGAGCAAGCGGCAGCCCAGTTTTCCTCACAGATCCCCATGGGTCGCCGGGGGGAGCCGGAGGAGATTGCGGCCGCCGTCACATTCCTCGCGTCCGACGAGAGTTCGTTCATCACGGGCATCGATCTCGCCGTTGACGGTGGGATGGCCCAGGTCTGA